From one Lolium rigidum isolate FL_2022 chromosome 4, APGP_CSIRO_Lrig_0.1, whole genome shotgun sequence genomic stretch:
- the LOC124649199 gene encoding uncharacterized protein LOC124649199 has product MDGRHAGIPLGFLCAGVQPFLKRWCGFLHLSRWWLDSIGRGLALSLSPEGTEETESLEHNEGITKVWLPTPIDNGSSKLNLNTQPAAVFAKGQGKRIVTIIGSVLNCNGRGDMDVYTTSKYLDVCQSMKTIVHASWSIRERLMYNSMSGEGGE; this is encoded by the exons ATGGACGGCAGGCACGCCGGTATCCCACTGGGATTCCTCTGTGCTGGGGTGCAGCCGTTTTTGAAGCGGTGGTGTGGTTTTCTGCATCTATCACGGTGGTGGTTAGACTCGATCGGCAGGGGCCTGGCTCTTTCTTTGTCGCCGGAAGGGACAGAGGAAACGGAATCACTAGAGCATAACGAGGGGATCACCAAGGTGTGGCTGCCAACGCCAATTGACAACGGCTCTAGCAAGTTGAATTTAAACACACAACCGGCAGCAGTCTTCGCAAAGGGCCAAGGAAAAAGGATTGTGACAATCATCGGATCAG TGCTGAATTGTAATGGAAGAGGAGACATGGATGTATACACAACCAGCAAGTACCTTGATGTCTG CCAATCAATGAAGACGATAGTTCATGCATCGTGGAGCATAAGAGAAAGATTGATGTATAACAGCATGAGCGGAGAGGGTGGAGAATAA
- the LOC124708925 gene encoding F-box protein At5g07610-like: protein MVQSRSPPRSPTTELSCETRKKQKQEGEQEQEPLGSLPEGPLVEILSRVPYMSLCRFKCVSKPWLALCSDHQVRKRSPQTLSGFFHCGTNGVQFCNVSGRGPPMVDPYLPFLWKRYTIIITRHCCGGLVLCKCWKSCHSKNNEYNLVVCNPATEKWIELPHCPIESSYLTKEYLGFDPADPSRFVVYALHLREFTEVTIYSSDIGRWTTVQSGWVEGTSLVVGFECVFLNGTMHLMTKEPSVVTVDTEGNVWREIYMPENMTGSCEDISIGQSQGRLYAWCIGNLNVCQLAVWALEDYASANWTLKHTVNILELFGRHCRKKDEFYKMFAIHPDRNLIFLTDRKEKTISYDMDSREVHVISTSGEFLDAQPYIPCFAELPSDGH from the exons ATGGTTCAATCTCGTTCGCCCCCGCGGTCGCCCACCACCGAGCTATCGTGTGAG ACgaggaagaagcagaagcaggagggcgagcaggagcaggagccatTGGGGAGCCTCCCCGAGGGGCCCCTCGTCGAGATCCTGTCGCGGGTGCCCTACATGTCGCTCTGCCGCTTCAAGTGCGTGTCCAAGCCCTGGCTTGCCCTCTGCTCCGACCACCAAGTCCGCAAGAGGTCGCCGCAGACTCTGTCTGGCTTCTTCCACTGCGGCACAAATGGCGTCCAGTTTTGCAATGTTTCCGGTAGAGGCCCGCCTATGGTCGACCCCTATCTCCCTTTCTTGTGGAAACGCTATACAATTATCATCACCCGACACTGCTGCGGTGGCCTTGTCCTCTGCAAATGCTGGAAATCATGTCATTCCAAGAACAATGAGTACAATCTTGTTGTGTGCAATCCGGCGACTGAGAAGTGGATTGAGCTGCCCCATTGTCCTATAGAATCGTCATACTTAACCAAAGAGTATTTGGGTTTTGACCCAGCCGACCCCTCCCGTTTCGTGGTATATGCACTGCACCTTCGGGAATTCACAGAAGTGACGATCTACTCATCAGACATTGGGCGATGGACTACAGTGCAGAGTGGCTGGGTTGAAGGAACTTCTCTTGTTGTTGGTTTCGAATGTGTCTTCCTGAATGGCACCATGCATTTGATGACCAAAGAACCTTCAGTAGTCACAGTGGACACAGAGGGGAATGTTTGGAGGGAAATTTATATGCCGGAAAACATGACAGGGAGCTGTGAGGATATCTCCATTGGACAGTCACAGGGACGCTTGTACGCTTGGTGTATAGGTAATCTTAATGTTTGCCAGCTCGCTGTTTGGGCTCTTGAGGATTATGCTAGTGCAAACTGGACCTTGAAGCATACTGTTAACATTTTGGAGCTGTTTGGAAGGCATTGTCGCAAAAAGGATGAGTTCTATAAGATGTTTGCAATTCATCCAGATCGTAATTTGATCTTCCTTACTGACCGGAAGGAAAAGACTATCTCATATGATATGGATAGCCGGGAGGTGCATGTTATCAGCACTTCAGGCGAATTCCTTGATGCTCAACCTTACATTCCCTGTTTTGCAGAATTGCCATCCGACGGTCACTAA